The Wolbachia endosymbiont of Ctenocephalides felis wCfeT genomic interval TCCAGGACTTTCATCCCTCTTGACTCTGTCAATTTGATCACACTTCCTATTTTGCTCGCAAACATCCAGCACCAGCCCTGTTTACCTTTGTTGTAATGGCTAGTTTCATCGATATGTAAAATTTTGCTCTTGCTTACCTCTTCCTCAATTTGCTCATATGCTTCTTGGCATTTTTCTGCCACTCTAGCCTCGCTATTTGATACACTACCGACGCTGATATCCAGGTTGAAAATGTCCTTTATAATATTTGCCACTTCTTTTTTCGAATTCTTGTAAAATCCACTTAATGCTGCAATTACTGACTTAACTCTTGGACCAAATGTGTCCGCAGTTACTCCTTCTTGTAGCTTGCTACTTTTTCTTTTTCCACATCTTTTGCAACGTCCATGCTCTAGTTGATATTCAACTACATACGGCTTGATTTCCGGCAAATCGACCTTTTGATGAGTATACGGATCTTTTGATACCGCAATTTCTCCTCCGCACTCACACGTATTGGGCAGTTCTATTTTTACCATCTCATCTGCCTCCATTTTAGGGCGGTAACTGCCTTTATGTCCAACCTGTGCTCCTACTTTCCTGTCACTTTTTGGCTTATTTTCCCTCATCTTATATAATTCTTTGGAGCTTGGTATAGATGAATTTTTTGAACTTAAGCCAAGCCTTTCTTTTAACTCAGCGTTTTCGATCCTTAGCGCTTTATTTTCTGCTTTAAGCTCTTCTATTTTTGTTTCTAACTTTTCTATAGTCTGCTTAAACTTTCGCAAAATTCTAAAAGATCAACCATATTACCTCACAGCCACTCTAGTTTACCTTTTTAGCATTCCTTGTCTACTCTTTATTTTACCGCCCGGCTGAATGGATACCATTGGGTTTGCCATTTTTGATGGCAGTACGTAGTTCTTTATTTAGCCTGCTGATGGTAGTATGCTCTTCACATATCATGTGTGCTGTTACTTTCCTTATTGTTTCAGCTGAATTCAATATTTCGAACAATGGAAAAAGGTAAGGCTCTTTCCTTCTATGCAAGTGATAATTAGCACTGCACTCTAGAATATCACAGATTTTTTCTTTTGATAATGGTCCTACTACTCCTTTGTTAGGGTCAAAAAACATATGTCCTTCTTCTACTCTTATTACTGCTACTGCGTGTCCAGTTATGCCAAAAGACAAAACTTCTCCTTTTTCCATCTTTTCCAAATGTTTTTGAATAAATTACCTATTAATAGAAATTTGAGATCCTTTTGCCTCAAATTAATAGGATTTTTATATTTTTCTAAATACTTAACAGGAAGCGGTTTACCACAATCAACACAGCCTCCAAACATATCATTGATATTTCTTGCTTCTAAAGCAGTAGCTGCTTTTATTAACATTTTAGCAAGTAAAAACAATTCTTCTAACTCTTTATCTTCTAGCTTATTGCTTCGGAATTTTTTAAAATTTTCCTCATTTAATTTTTTAATATCACAATTTGCTAAGCTAAATAAATCATCAAAGTCTTTTTTGCCTTCTGGCCCTAAGTCTGTGAGAAAATTGGAAAGTGATAGACACACTCCTTCCCACGTATTTCTTCCAGTTTTTTTTTCAAATATTCCCTTCAGCGATGGAATTCCCATGCACTTTGTTACTACATTATTTAAATCACAGATCTTGCCAGAAAATAATTTGTCATATTCTTTGGGGAAATTATTATGGTAATGCCTAGTAACTGTAAATAATTTGCCACTATTTGCCTGATGGCCTAATTTTGATTGAAGTTGATTGATTTTACAACGTATAGGCTCATATAATACACCTTTATATTTATCAATGTTATACGAGATATATTCTATATAATTTTCTAAATACTCTAAAAAGATGTCACGTGATAATGCATCTTCACTCTCCGTTAAAAACGTAAATAGACGATCATCGTCTACATTGTCGCTTGTTTTTAATTTCTCAAGTTCATATTCATATTCGTTATTATATCCTAGCATGTTTTTTCCAATTTATTAATATATTAAAATTTGACATTATTATGTTAATAATATCAATATTTTAACATAATATATTAAATCTTAACTACGGATTAACATGAAATATAACAAGAGAGTCGTTTCCTTCTGAAACTTTATCTATAGACTAGACTTATTTACCAATAGGATAATTGCCAGTAAAACAAGCATCGCAGTATTGTGGCACTGTGTCATTACGTGTCTCCCCTTTTACAGCTTGATATAACCCATCAACACTCAAAAAGGCTAAGCTATCTACGCATATGCTTTTTGTCATTTCTTCTATTGATTGATTTGCAGCAATTAAATCTTTGCAATCTGGTGTATCAATTCCATAAAAACAAGAATATTTAATCGTTGGACTTGAAATTTTAAGGTGAATTTCCCCTACACCTGCATTCTTTAGCATCACCACTACATTTCTTAATGTACTGCCACGTACTATGCTGTCATCTATTAAAATTATATTTTTACCCTTTAAAATATGCTTATTTGCATCAAATTTTAACTTTATTCTAACTTTACGTACCTCAGCAGTTGGTTGTATAAAAGTTCTACCTATGTAATGATTGCGGATTATCCCAAGCTCCATAGGGAGTCCTGAATGCTCTGCATAGCCAATTGCTGCTGGTATTCCAGAGTCAGGTATTGGTACAATCATATCTATGTTATTTTGTGGCGGGCTTTCCTGTGCAAGTGTTTTTCCTATTTCCTTTCTTGTATCATATATGGATCTATTTTCCATTATGCTGTCTGGCCTTGAAAAATAGACATATTCAAAGATACAAAAACTTGATTTCTGTTGCACAAAAGGAAACACCGAGGTTAGCTCACCGTCTGGATTAATAACTACCAATTCGCCAGGTTGTATTTCTCTAACAAATTCTGCATTTATGATATCAAGAGCACAGGTTTCCGATGCAAGCACATACGAATCACCTAATTTTCCTAAAACGAGAGGCCTGATTCCCGCTGGATCGCGTACACCAATGATTGTTTCTTGATTTATTGCCACAAGGGAATAAGCCCCATTTATTTGCTTTAATGCATCTATAAAGCCCTCTAAGAAATTACCTTTTGTACTGCCTGCTATCAAATGCACAATCACTTCTGTATCAATATCTGATTGAAAAACATAACCTTGTTCAATTAATTGCTCACGCGTTGAAGAGACGTTAATTAAATTACCATTGTGCGCTACAGCAAAATCCCCAAATTTTTCACTATTGCCAGATATTGGCTGTGCTCCAAGTTTACTGCCGCTTGTTGCATAACGCACATGACCTATTGCATGATTTCCTGGCAAGGATTTCCTTATCTCTTCTACATCATCAAATACGCTGCTAACTTGACCTTGAAAGTGATAAGAATGTAACTTGCTGTTGTCGCTAGCTACTATGCCAAAAGACTCCTGACCTCTATGCTGCAAAGCGTGGAGACCAAGTATAGAATTAAAAATCGCATTTTCATTGCAATTTATACTGAATACCCCGCACTCTTCATGCACTTCATCAAGCATAAAATTATCTATAAAGCCTAATTTTACCTTGGTAGGCACAAAGTACAAGTACTTTTTAATATTTGTAAAAGATAGCCCACAACCATACAAACATCAAAGCTTCCATAAACTTCAAAATTACAACTTTAACGCTATTATCATGCGGCAACATACTTTTAAAGACCAGTTATTTCCGTTTTGGAAATAACTGATTTTCATATAATTTCCCATAATCTTATTAAAAAGTCGACGAAAATTAAGAGTATTGGATAAAATTTATATATTAGTAATGATATTTTTAAAGGAAGTAGAATGGGTAGGTATACTTACAAAGTTAATAGAAATATTTTAATAATAAAGCTTTTTTGTCATACTATGATTTGATTATAGGATCAAGTTAAAAAGACCTAGATTCTAGCGTCACACGCTAGAATGACACCTTTCTTTATGGCCCATAATATACCTTAAATTCAGTTATTTCCGTTTTGGAAATAACTGAATTTTTCCACAGTTTGCTACAGGTACCCAATTTCCTTTAATCTATAAAGATTTCCATGAATTTTACGGCCCATATGCCTCAAAAGCAGTTATTTCCAAAATGGAAATAACTGAATTTTTCTACGTAATATGGTCTTCATACACTAGAAAATGATGTCATTCTAGCGCATAACGCTAGAATCCGGGAATTTCAATTGAGCATAAATGATGAATATAAAAGTTATTTTGAATGGAATGTAAAAGGCTGGATCCCAGTGGGCTTTGTTGCATAGCTAAAGTAAAAAGAACTGGGAGTTACTGACGAAATTCATTATAAACAGGCATTTAACCGACAAAGGAAAAATATGCCAGTCAAAATGAAAGTCAGTAACTGCTACGAATATAACAAATTTCTCCAAGAAAGAGGAAATATTTTTTATTACGTCAACGATGCCATAGAAAATTGGTACGAAAAAAGTCCCAAAATGGCCGGTAGCAACAATATTTATAGTGATAAAGTCGTAATTCTAATTCACATAATAACTTATTTGTTTAGAATAGGCCTAAGACAAACGGTGGGGTTTATAGCGGGATACCTTGAGCAAATAGGAAAAAATTTGCAAGTTATCAGCTATTCCCAGGCTTCCAGAAGATTCAAAAAGCTTAACTTAAAAATTAATGATCGAAGACATGATAAAAACAGTATGGAAAATATTGAGATCGCCATAGATAGCACTGGAATAAGCATCTACAATAATATTCCAGGCCATAGTAAGGCAAACGGTACAGATAGAAAGTACCGTGGCTATAAGCAAACAAGAAAATTGCATGTAATGCTGGAGATAGGTAGCAAAAAAGTCATAGCTGCAAAATACAGTAGTGGAGTTTATTCTGACCACTATGGAGCCTGTGATCTTATTGCAAGGGCTAATGCTAAATACAATATAAGCACACTATATGCAGACAGAGCATATAATCGAAAGAAGTTATACAAATTGTGCAATGAGCTTGGCATAAAGACAAAAATTCCTCTGCAAAACAATGCAGTGGAGCATCCAAAGCTGGATTATATGGCTGAGAGAAATTCTACAATCAAGCTCATAAAGTCATATGGTGAAGATGGTATGAAGAAGTGGAAAAAAGAGATAAATTATGGGAAGAGATCTTATATAGAAAGTTTTTTCTCGCGACTGAAGCAAACATTTGGGTTTAGTTTTAGGAACAAATCTGAGATTAACCGTGAGAAAGAAATGCTACTCAAGTGTTATTTGCTGAACAAATTTACTGAAATAGGCATGGCTAAATTTGAGATAGCTTCATGAATTTATTATGCATTGCCTCCTATCCAAAGAGCGATGCAACAAAGCCAGCTGGAATTCATAAATAGTGAACTTATCTAAACACCGGTAGCTACTTAAGTAGCTACCTAATTTCCTACAATAATTAGACAAAATAAGAGGAGGGATGAACATATTACTGTAAATTCACGTATTTTTAGGTTATAATAGTAAAATATACGAAATATGGTATAATTATTATGAATGACTTTATAGTGGTAAAAGGGGCAAGAGAGCATAATCTGCAGGGTATAGATGTTAACATACCAAAAAATAAATTAGTTGTTATCACGGGGCTTAGTGGTTCTGGTAAGTCAAGTCTTGCATTTGATACAATTTATGCAGAAGGTCAACGCAGATATGTGGAGAGCTTATCAGCCTATGCGCGTCAATTTCTCAATATTCAAGATAAACCAGACGTTGAGTCAATTAGTGGACTCTCTCCTGCGATATCTATTAATCAGAAGTCAATTTCAAAAAATCCAAGATCAACAGTTGGAACCGTTACTGAAATATATGACTACCTGCGCTTAATATACGCACGCATAGGAATTCCTTACTCACCTGCAACAGGATTGCCAATCACTAAGCAAACTGTACCGCAAATTGTCGATGTAATAATGGCATTACCTTTGGAAACTAAAATATATGTACTTGCCCCGATTGTGCGTGGCCGCAAGGGTGAGCATCATAAAGAAATATTGGACGTTAAAAGACAGGGCTACGCAAGATTAAAGATAAATGGTGAAGTTCATAATATAAGTAATTTACCTAAGCTCGATAAAAATAAAAAGCACGATATTTTTGTAGTTGTAGATAGGGTGTCAATATCGGATGATTTGGGAAATCGCTTACCAAGTAGTATAGAATCCACACTAAAACTTGGTCATGGTCTTATGTATGTAGAAATAGTGGATCTACCAGAAAATCATAATTCTGAGTACAAAAATGGCCAGATTTTGACCTTCTCAGAAAATTTTGCATGTCCTGAGACTGGGTTCACATTAGAGGAGATAGAACCAAGGCTCTTTTCCTTCAATAGCCCTTATGGAGCATGCAGTGCATGTAATGGGCTTGGTAAAAAACTGAGTGTGGATACAAAGCTAATTGTGCCTGATGAAACTCTATCAGTATCAGATGGTGCTTTAAAGCCAGTTGGACAAGTATCACATCGCATGCAGACAAGTAGCGGATTTTTGAAAAATGCAATTCTATCACTAATTGAAAGTCGCATCAATATTCCATGGAAAAATTTAGCTCAAGAGATGAAAGACACGATACTCTTTGGCTCTGGTAAGTTTCAAGGTTTGGTGAATATATTAGAAAATCAGATGGACTATGATGAGACGTTGGTTGAGCAATATTGTTCTGTCACTAATTGCAAAGAGTGCGCTGGTTTCAGGCTGAGAAAAGAAGCACTTACAGTAAAAATTAATGAAAAGCACATAGGTGAAGTATCAGAATTCAGCATCGATGAATCCCTAAATTGGTTTGGAAATTTACCAGAAAAGCTCACGGAATCACAAAGGCAAATTTCAAGTAAAATATTAAATGAAATAAGCAAAAGGCTAACTTTTTTAAAGAATGTAGGACTTAATTACCTCACGATTAATCGTGAATCCAGTACACTTTCCGGCGGTGAAAGTCAAAGAATCAGGCTTGCTTCGCAAATCGGTTCAGGATTAACAGGAGTTTTATATGTTCTTGATGAACCTTCAATTGGTCTTCATCAGTGTGATAATGATCGACTGATCGCTACACTTAAGAATTTAAGGGATATGGGAAATACTGTAATTGTTGTTGAGCATGATGAAGACACAATAATGACAGCAGATTATGTAATTGATATTGGACCTGGAGCTGGTGTAAATGGTGGAAAAATTGTTGCGGAAGGAACACCAGATAAGGTACAAAAAAGTTCAGAGAGTATAACGGGGCAATATTTAAGTGGAAAGAAGGGAATTTCAATTCCGGAAAAGAGAAAGCAAGCATTGCAATGTATTAGAGTAATCAACGCACATGAAAATAATTTAAAGAATATAAATGTAAAATTTCCTATAGGAAATCTGATCTGTGTAACTGGAATATCAGGTGGAGGAAAGTCAAGTTTAGTAATAGAAACACTATATAAGTATTCAGCGCATAAGATACACAACGCATCTGCAAGGTATGGCAGATGTGATAAGATAGATGGGCTTGAATTTATAGATAAAGTGATAGAAGTTGATCAATCGCCAATTGGTAGAACTCCAGCGTCAAACCCAGCAACTTATGTTGGTATTTTTACCCATATAAGAAATTGGTTTGCAGGTCTTCCAGAGTCAAAAGCACGGGGATATAACATAAGCCGATTTTCATTTAACACCAAGGGAGGAAGATGTGAGGCATGTAAAGGTGATGGGTATTTAAAGATAGAAATGCATTTTTTACCTGATGTTTATGTAAAGTGTGAGCAATGCAAAGGGCAGCGATACAATCGTGAAACACTAGAAGTTACCTATCAAGGAAAGTCAATATCTGATATTCTTGATATGACAATAGACCAAGCTTGTGATTTTTTTGAAAACCTTCCGATAATACATGAAAAGTTAATTTCTCTGCAGGAAGTAGGACTTGGCTATATAAAACTAGGGCAATCGTCAACGACGCTTTCTGGTGGTGAAGCACAGCGAATAAAGTTATCGAAAGAGCTATCAAAGCGCTCCACCGGAAAAACATTATATATTCTTGATGAACCAACAACTGGGTTGCATTTTGAAGATATAAATAATTTGCTAAAAATACTTCATAAATTAGTTGAATTAGGTAATACTGTAATAGTAATCGAGCACAACCTGCACGTTATAAAAACTGCAGATTATATAATAGATATCGGCCCTGAAGGTGGAATTAAAGGTGGCAAAGTGGTTGCAACTGGCACTCCAGAAGAAATTGCAGATATACCAGAGAGCGTTACTGGCAAGTACCTTATGCCATATCTATCAAAATTAATTAAAGTGTAAAATTTATTGTAATTTATCTTAAATTAGGTTATACTAGTTAAATGGTTATTCATAAGGGGAATTATATGTTAAATACATGGAAAAACTTCATAGGCTACACTGAGAGCGGGATTGTTCCTGCCAAATGTACTTTTAATGGAGTCCATGAAAAGAGCCGTTACAGTAACAAAGATGCACAAAATAGTTTTTATCAGTCCGTGCGCTATATCGATAGTGTTGTAGGGCCGATAAAGGATATGTTTTTTGGCGTTCAAAAATATCAATACGTAGATAGAGCTAGATCAAGGATGGTTTTTGGTACTCAATATATAGGTACCTTAGGCGATAGACCAAAAAAGCTGTCTTCTATTTTAGAGCATGTAGCCCTTTGGATCATTTTATATACCATTACAGCTTTTATATGCACCATTTGCATATACATCATACTGGCCAGCAAAGGGGCTAGCTAAAGTAACAGATAATAATGATCTTAAAGAAAACACAAAATCGCTAGTTGATTATTCAAATATGTTATCAAGTAAGGCAGGGGAGCATAGTGGCAAAATAGCTAAGTTTATTAACATGGTTTTGAGCTGCATTTGCACTTTTGTTATTTGGGCTTTTGCATTAATCATAACTCCACTTGTTTGGGCTGTTGATAAGGTTTCAGGATGAAATGAGAAGCCCTGAAGGTATCCATTCAGCCGGGCGGTAAAATAAAGAGTAGACAAGGAATGCTAAAAAGGTAAACTAGAGTGGCTATGAGGTAATATGGTTGATCTTTTAGAATTTTGCGAAAGTTTAAGCAGACTATAGAAAAGTTAGAAACAAAAATAGAAGAGCTTAAAGCAGAAAATAAAGCGCTAAGGATCGAAAACGCTGAGTTAAAAGAAAGGCTTGGCTTAAGTTCAAAAAATTCATCTATACCAAGCTCCAAAGAATTATATAAGATGAGGGAAAATAAGCCAAAAAGTGACAGGAAAGTAGGAGCACAGGTTGGACATAAAGGCAGTTACCGCCCTAAAATGGAGGCAGATGAGATGGTAAAAATAGAACTGCCCAATACGTGTGAGTGCGGAGGAGAAATTGCGGTATCAAAAGATCCGTATACTCATCAAAAGGTCGATTTGCCGGAAATCAAGCCGTATGTAGTTGAATATCAACTAGAGCATGGACGTTGCAAAAGATGTGGAAAAAGAAAAAGTAGCAAGCTACAAGAAGGAGTAACTGCGGACACATTTGGTCCAAGAGTTAAGTCAGTAATTGCAGCATTAAGTGGATTTTACAAGAATTCGAAAAAAGAAGTGGCAAATATTATAAAGGACATTTTCAACCTGGATATCAGCGTCGGTAGTGTATCAAATAGCGAGGCTAGAGTGGCAGAAAAATGCCAAGAAGCATATGAGCAAATTGAGGAAGAGGTAAGCAAGAGCAAAATTTTACATATCGATGAAACTAGCCATTACAACAAAGGTAAACAGGGCTGGTGCTGGATGTTTGCGAGCAAAATAGGAAGTGTGATCAAATTGACAGAGTCAAGAGGGATGAAAGTCCTGGAAAATAGTAAATTTGGAAAGAATAACAACCTAGTAGTGACCGACAGATATGCAGCTTACAACTACTTTTCCAGCAAGAAAAGGCAGGTCTGTTGGGCACATTTAGCAAGAGATTTTGAAAGGTTGTCTCATAGTTGGAATAGCGAAGTGAAAGTTTTGGGGTATTATTTAAGGAATGTTGCTACTGAATTATTTGCATTGAAAAAAGCTCTGTTAAAGGATGAAATAGACACATTAAGGTTCATAAGAAGAGCAAGAAAATTACGCAAGCGAACGAGATATTACTTAAAGAATATATCAAATTTACCTGAGGCAATTGGAGCGTCTCGAGTAGCAAAAAATATCATGAAATCGGATCTGATGATGTGGAAATTTTTGGACGATCCAGAAAATATTCCACTGACAAACAACTATGCTGAGCGACAGATTCGGCATTACGTTGTTTACCGAAAAGTTTCATATTTTACACAATCGAAACGGGGAAATATGTTTCTTGAGAGGATAATTTCATTGTACTTGACTTGGAGGCAAAAGAAGTTAAATCCTTTTCAAAACCTACTGGCTATTGCTTCTTAAGCCATACACCTGAATGGATACAATCAACTATACAAGTAATGAAATAGAAGGTTTATTTATATTCTTTCATCAGTGTAATGTAATTATATGCAGATTGTGTAATATGTTTAACTTCCTCATCTGACATTTTTTTGAAAAATTTTGCTGGTCGGCCTGCCCATACTTCTCCACTCTTTATCACCTTTCCATGCGTAACTAGCGAACCAGCAGCTACCATAGCCTCGGACTCAATAA includes:
- the purF gene encoding amidophosphoribosyltransferase produces the protein MLDEVHEECGVFSINCNENAIFNSILGLHALQHRGQESFGIVASDNSKLHSYHFQGQVSSVFDDVEEIRKSLPGNHAIGHVRYATSGSKLGAQPISGNSEKFGDFAVAHNGNLINVSSTREQLIEQGYVFQSDIDTEVIVHLIAGSTKGNFLEGFIDALKQINGAYSLVAINQETIIGVRDPAGIRPLVLGKLGDSYVLASETCALDIINAEFVREIQPGELVVINPDGELTSVFPFVQQKSSFCIFEYVYFSRPDSIMENRSIYDTRKEIGKTLAQESPPQNNIDMIVPIPDSGIPAAIGYAEHSGLPMELGIIRNHYIGRTFIQPTAEVRKVRIKLKFDANKHILKGKNIILIDDSIVRGSTLRNVVVMLKNAGVGEIHLKISSPTIKYSCFYGIDTPDCKDLIAANQSIEEMTKSICVDSLAFLSVDGLYQAVKGETRNDTVPQYCDACFTGNYPIGK
- the uvrA gene encoding excinuclease ABC subunit UvrA, translated to MNDFIVVKGAREHNLQGIDVNIPKNKLVVITGLSGSGKSSLAFDTIYAEGQRRYVESLSAYARQFLNIQDKPDVESISGLSPAISINQKSISKNPRSTVGTVTEIYDYLRLIYARIGIPYSPATGLPITKQTVPQIVDVIMALPLETKIYVLAPIVRGRKGEHHKEILDVKRQGYARLKINGEVHNISNLPKLDKNKKHDIFVVVDRVSISDDLGNRLPSSIESTLKLGHGLMYVEIVDLPENHNSEYKNGQILTFSENFACPETGFTLEEIEPRLFSFNSPYGACSACNGLGKKLSVDTKLIVPDETLSVSDGALKPVGQVSHRMQTSSGFLKNAILSLIESRINIPWKNLAQEMKDTILFGSGKFQGLVNILENQMDYDETLVEQYCSVTNCKECAGFRLRKEALTVKINEKHIGEVSEFSIDESLNWFGNLPEKLTESQRQISSKILNEISKRLTFLKNVGLNYLTINRESSTLSGGESQRIRLASQIGSGLTGVLYVLDEPSIGLHQCDNDRLIATLKNLRDMGNTVIVVEHDEDTIMTADYVIDIGPGAGVNGGKIVAEGTPDKVQKSSESITGQYLSGKKGISIPEKRKQALQCIRVINAHENNLKNINVKFPIGNLICVTGISGGGKSSLVIETLYKYSAHKIHNASARYGRCDKIDGLEFIDKVIEVDQSPIGRTPASNPATYVGIFTHIRNWFAGLPESKARGYNISRFSFNTKGGRCEACKGDGYLKIEMHFLPDVYVKCEQCKGQRYNRETLEVTYQGKSISDILDMTIDQACDFFENLPIIHEKLISLQEVGLGYIKLGQSSTTLSGGEAQRIKLSKELSKRSTGKTLYILDEPTTGLHFEDINNLLKILHKLVELGNTVIVIEHNLHVIKTADYIIDIGPEGGIKGGKVVATGTPEEIADIPESVTGKYLMPYLSKLIKV